The Helicobacter pylori genome includes a window with the following:
- a CDS encoding LPP20 family lipoprotein, translated as MKKIILACLMAFVGANLSAEPKWYSKAYNKTNTKKGYLYGSGSATSKEASKQKALADLVASISVVVNSQIHIQKSRVDNKLKSSDSQTINLKTDDLELNNVEIVNQEAQKGIYYTRVRINQNLFLQGLRDKYNALYGQFSTLMPKVCKGVFLQQSKSMGDLLAKAMPIERILKAYSVPVSSLENYEKIYYQNAFKPKVQITFDNNSDAEIKAALISAYARVLTPSDEEKLYQIKNEVFTDSANGTTRIRVVVSASDCQGTPVLNRSLEVDEKNKNFAITRLQSLLYKELKDYANKEGQGNTGL; from the coding sequence ATGAAAAAGATTATTCTTGCATGCCTTATGGCTTTTGTGGGTGCCAATTTAAGCGCAGAGCCTAAGTGGTATAGCAAGGCCTACAACAAAACAAACACCAAAAAAGGCTATCTTTATGGGAGTGGTTCAGCCACTTCTAAAGAAGCTTCTAAACAAAAAGCGTTAGCGGATTTAGTGGCGTCTATTAGCGTGGTGGTTAATTCCCAAATCCACATTCAAAAAAGTCGTGTGGATAATAAGTTAAAATCCAGTGATTCGCAAACGATTAACTTAAAGACCGATGACTTGGAATTGAATAATGTAGAAATTGTCAATCAAGAAGCGCAAAAAGGGATCTACTACACCAGAGTAAGGATTAATCAAAACTTGTTTTTGCAGGGTTTAAGGGATAAGTATAACGCTCTTTATGGGCAGTTTTCCACCTTAATGCCTAAGGTTTGTAAAGGGGTTTTTTTACAGCAATCTAAAAGCATGGGGGATTTATTGGCTAAAGCGATGCCTATAGAAAGGATTTTAAAAGCGTATTCTGTCCCGGTGAGTTCGTTAGAAAATTATGAAAAAATCTATTATCAAAACGCTTTCAAACCTAAAGTGCAAATCACTTTTGATAACAACAGCGATGCAGAGATTAAAGCCGCTCTCATAAGTGCTTATGCCAGAGTGCTAACCCCTAGCGATGAAGAAAAACTCTATCAAATCAAAAATGAAGTTTTCACAGACAGTGCTAATGGCACCACACGCATTAGAGTGGTTGTTAGCGCGAGCGATTGTCAAGGCACGCCTGTATTGAACAGAAGCCTTGAAGTGGATGAAAAGAATAAGAATTTTGCTATCACGCGCTTGCAATCTTTGCTTTATAAAGAACTGAAAGATTATGCCAATAAAGAAGGGCAGGGCAATACGGGGCTATAA